From Bacillus sp. FSL K6-3431, the proteins below share one genomic window:
- a CDS encoding TRAP transporter small permease, whose protein sequence is MRKANKILDYLEEYVAVSTLIFTSLLVFTQVVLRYLFNYSLHWSEEVARYLIVWFIFIGSSIAVREKAHAAVDAVVIYLPSIFKKIFSILANATAMGFCIIIILSGCKAILNVVQYDSVTPSLGIPMYIPYLAIPVGGALMLLRFFQILLDDIKTFRTNDPVVNTTVEEMTKL, encoded by the coding sequence GTGCGGAAAGCTAATAAGATACTAGATTATTTGGAGGAGTATGTAGCTGTATCCACGCTAATATTTACTTCTTTGCTTGTCTTTACACAGGTTGTTTTAAGGTATTTATTTAATTATTCACTTCACTGGTCTGAGGAAGTAGCAAGATATTTAATTGTTTGGTTTATTTTTATTGGCAGTAGTATTGCGGTAAGGGAAAAGGCCCATGCCGCCGTGGATGCTGTTGTTATCTACCTACCTTCTATATTTAAAAAGATATTTTCAATTTTAGCTAATGCTACAGCGATGGGTTTCTGTATTATTATTATTTTATCCGGGTGTAAGGCGATTTTAAATGTAGTTCAATATGATAGTGTAACACCATCTTTAGGGATTCCTATGTATATTCCTTATCTAGCTATTCCAGTTGGTGGAGCATTAATGTTGTTGCGTTTTTTTCAAATTCTCCTAGATGATATTAAGACTTTTAGAACAAATGATCCGGTAGTAAATACAACAGTTGAGGAGATGACAAAACTATGA
- a CDS encoding TRAP transporter large permease: protein MIIVIFILLMLLSTPIAAAIGLSSFIAMFQGNISIDTFARTMFSGIDSFTLMAIPFFVFAGDLMLAGGTSKRLIDLAKKLVGWTTGGLPIAGVMSSMLFAALSGSSPATVAAIGGIMIPSLKEAGYSPRFAVGLMCAAGSLGIIIPPSITLLVYGAVAEVSISQLFIAGIIPGIFIGLVLIVLSYIIAKKQGHKPDKRVGLRELWNSTKAAIWGIMMPVIVLGGIYKGFFTPTEAAAVAIVYSLVIGFFVYKELNIKTLFTVTKRSVVTSSMIMLVIAAAKTFSWYLTYEQIPTKLAANIMEFATTPFFFLMIVTIVLLIVGMFMDSSAAILILVPLFLPIVIEMGINPIHFGVIMIVNLAIGMLTPPFGLNLFVASGISNMSLTSVTRGAFPFIIVLIMTLLVITFIPQISLFLTE from the coding sequence ATGATCATTGTCATTTTTATTCTTCTCATGCTACTTAGTACGCCAATTGCTGCCGCCATAGGTTTATCTAGTTTTATTGCAATGTTTCAAGGGAATATATCTATAGATACATTTGCGCGGACAATGTTTTCAGGAATTGACTCTTTTACTTTAATGGCTATTCCTTTTTTTGTTTTTGCGGGTGATTTAATGCTTGCCGGTGGTACATCCAAGAGATTGATAGATCTAGCTAAAAAATTAGTAGGCTGGACAACAGGGGGTCTACCAATTGCGGGAGTTATGTCCTCTATGCTTTTTGCTGCTTTATCAGGTTCTAGCCCTGCAACAGTGGCTGCGATTGGCGGTATTATGATACCATCATTAAAAGAGGCAGGATACTCTCCTAGATTTGCTGTAGGATTAATGTGTGCGGCAGGGTCGTTAGGAATTATTATCCCTCCTAGTATTACGTTGTTGGTTTATGGAGCAGTCGCTGAAGTATCAATTAGTCAGCTATTCATTGCAGGAATTATACCGGGAATATTTATTGGACTCGTATTGATTGTCCTTAGTTATATTATCGCAAAAAAACAAGGTCATAAACCTGATAAACGGGTAGGCTTGCGAGAGTTGTGGAACTCTACAAAAGCAGCAATTTGGGGGATTATGATGCCCGTAATTGTTTTGGGTGGGATTTATAAAGGTTTTTTCACCCCTACTGAAGCGGCTGCAGTCGCTATTGTGTATAGCTTAGTAATTGGATTTTTTGTGTATAAAGAACTTAATATAAAGACATTGTTTACTGTAACAAAGAGATCAGTTGTCACCTCTTCCATGATCATGCTTGTTATCGCAGCAGCAAAAACATTTAGTTGGTATTTAACCTATGAGCAAATTCCGACAAAACTAGCAGCGAATATTATGGAATTTGCTACAACTCCATTCTTCTTCTTAATGATAGTAACAATTGTATTATTAATTGTAGGAATGTTTATGGATTCAAGTGCTGCCATATTGATTCTTGTCCCTCTTTTTTTACCAATCGTAATAGAAATGGGGATCAACCCAATTCATTTTGGAGTGATTATGATCGTGAATCTTGCTATTGGCATGTTAACTCCACCTTTCGGCTTAAATCTATTTGTTGCTTCTGGTATTAGTAACATGTCTCTTACATCAGTAACTAGAGGTGCTTTTCCATTTATCATAGTACTAATTATGACTTTACTTGTGATCACATTTATTCCACAAATATCTTTATTTTTAACAGAATGA
- a CDS encoding Gfo/Idh/MocA family protein, which translates to MSIINVGIIMNGVTGRMGTNQHLIRSIVAIRNQGGVKLQNGNVIMPDPILVGRNENKLKSLAETHNIDRWSTDLDSCLENNENAIYFDAQTTVRRAKDIRKAIKAGKHIYCEKPTATSVEESLELAQLAYEAGVKNGVVQDKLFLPGMLKLKRLIDSGFFGEILSVRMEFGYWVFEGDWQPGQRPSWNYRKEDGGGIIVDMFAHWRYVLDNLFGNVQSVSCIGATHIPKRIDEQGDPYACTADDAAYATFELEGGIIVQANSSWTVRVNRDDLLTIQVDGTEGSAVAGLRDCKAQHRVNTPKPVWNPDIENPFSFLEQWQEVPTNDVFDNAFKVQWELFLQHIVNDEPFPWDLLEGAKGTQLSDLGLKSWEERCWVDVPELSIGGVSSGEKVEVTKG; encoded by the coding sequence ATGTCTATTATTAATGTAGGAATTATTATGAATGGTGTAACAGGAAGAATGGGAACAAACCAGCATTTAATTCGTTCGATTGTTGCTATCCGAAATCAAGGAGGAGTGAAACTTCAAAATGGTAACGTAATTATGCCTGATCCTATTTTAGTCGGGAGAAACGAGAATAAATTAAAGAGCCTGGCTGAAACACACAATATTGATCGTTGGAGTACAGACTTGGATTCATGCTTAGAAAACAATGAAAATGCTATCTATTTTGATGCGCAAACTACAGTGCGTAGGGCAAAGGATATTCGTAAGGCAATTAAAGCGGGCAAGCATATTTATTGCGAAAAACCTACTGCAACTAGTGTGGAAGAATCATTAGAACTTGCTCAATTGGCGTATGAAGCTGGAGTGAAAAATGGAGTTGTACAAGATAAATTATTTCTTCCAGGAATGTTGAAATTAAAACGTCTCATAGACTCTGGATTTTTTGGAGAAATACTTTCCGTTCGAATGGAGTTTGGATATTGGGTGTTTGAAGGGGATTGGCAGCCTGGGCAACGACCATCTTGGAATTATCGCAAAGAAGACGGTGGTGGGATTATTGTAGATATGTTTGCTCACTGGCGCTATGTGCTAGATAACTTATTTGGGAATGTGCAAAGTGTTTCCTGTATTGGAGCTACACATATACCGAAAAGAATTGATGAACAAGGAGATCCGTATGCTTGTACAGCAGATGATGCAGCATATGCAACATTCGAGTTGGAAGGCGGAATCATTGTTCAAGCCAATTCTTCTTGGACAGTAAGAGTGAATCGAGATGATCTACTTACCATTCAAGTGGACGGTACAGAAGGTAGCGCAGTAGCAGGATTACGAGATTGCAAGGCACAACACCGCGTAAATACACCGAAGCCTGTGTGGAATCCAGATATCGAAAATCCTTTCAGCTTTTTGGAGCAATGGCAGGAAGTGCCAACAAATGATGTTTTTGATAATGCCTTTAAAGTGCAGTGGGAGTTATTCTTACAACATATTGTAAACGATGAGCCATTTCCATGGGATCTTCTTGAAGGAGCAAAAGGAACGCAACTTTCAGATCTTGGATTAAAATCATGGGAAGAACGCTGCTGGGTTGATGTACCGGAATTATCAATTGGAGGTGTTTCTAGTGGCGAAAAAGTTGAAGTTACCAAGGGCTAA
- a CDS encoding dihydrodipicolinate synthase family protein, with product MAKKLKLPRANGTFTDYQPGQVSVFEIPNKPFQSRIAFSAAHVVCDPLANTDPLTNPQIDWDETLAYRRHLWSLGLSVAEAMDTAQRGMGLSWNGAQELIKRSVTEARAVGGRIACGAGTDHLLPSAQITLEQVEAAYEEQCGFIENEGGAIILMASRALAACANGPEDYHRVYSKILGQVSQPVILHWLGDMFDPALKGYWGHDNIDDAMEVCLNIIWDNQEKIDGIKISLLDADREIEMRRLLPKNVKMYTGDDFNYPSLIQGDEQGFSHALLGIFDAIAPAAAAALHALDAGDLNKYNALLEKTVPLSRHIFQQPTYSYKTGIVFMAYLNGHQKHFRMIGGAESARSITHLAELFLLADQAGLLVDPQLAADRMKHILVTSGIE from the coding sequence GTGGCGAAAAAGTTGAAGTTACCAAGGGCTAACGGCACTTTTACCGATTATCAACCAGGTCAAGTATCTGTGTTTGAGATTCCTAACAAACCATTCCAAAGTAGAATTGCCTTCTCAGCAGCGCATGTAGTATGTGATCCATTAGCAAATACAGATCCACTTACTAATCCGCAAATTGATTGGGACGAAACCTTGGCTTATCGTCGTCATTTATGGTCGCTTGGACTATCCGTTGCTGAGGCAATGGATACGGCACAACGCGGAATGGGCCTGAGTTGGAATGGGGCACAGGAATTGATCAAACGCTCCGTTACTGAAGCTCGTGCAGTGGGTGGTAGAATTGCCTGTGGTGCAGGTACGGATCATTTATTACCTAGCGCGCAAATAACACTTGAGCAGGTAGAGGCAGCATATGAAGAACAATGTGGCTTTATAGAAAACGAGGGCGGAGCAATTATTTTAATGGCAAGTCGTGCACTTGCAGCCTGTGCAAACGGACCAGAAGATTATCATAGAGTATATAGTAAGATTTTAGGACAAGTGTCACAGCCTGTTATTCTCCATTGGTTAGGTGATATGTTTGATCCCGCTTTAAAGGGGTACTGGGGACATGATAATATCGATGATGCGATGGAAGTTTGTCTTAATATTATTTGGGATAATCAAGAAAAAATCGACGGGATAAAAATATCGCTATTAGATGCTGATCGTGAAATAGAGATGAGAAGGCTATTGCCTAAAAATGTGAAAATGTATACGGGTGATGATTTTAATTACCCTTCATTGATTCAAGGAGATGAACAAGGCTTTAGTCACGCACTTTTAGGTATTTTTGATGCAATTGCCCCAGCAGCTGCAGCTGCATTACATGCACTGGATGCAGGAGACTTAAATAAATATAATGCACTATTAGAAAAAACAGTGCCTTTGTCTAGACATATATTCCAACAGCCTACGTATTCCTACAAAACAGGTATCGTATTTATGGCCTATTTGAATGGGCACCAAAAGCATTTTCGAATGATCGGTGGAGCGGAAAGTGCCAGATCGATTACCCATTTAGCAGAATTGTTTTTATTGGCAGATCAAGCGGGACTATTAGTGGACCCACAACTTGCTGCTGATAGAATGAAACATATATTAGTCACTTCGGGAATCGAATAG
- a CDS encoding sugar phosphate isomerase/epimerase family protein, producing the protein MGKIETIERLSLNQITTDKWDLREAVEGCVRAGIPSIAIWRHKLTEMGLAESKKLVLDAGLKVSSLCRGGMFPAATSVERQKRIDDNKRAIEEAAELGTDVLVLVCGPSPNKDIETARKMVAEGIEQIIPFAQQYGVKLGIEPLHPMYAAERSVIVTLNHANTLAEQFNTDAVGVVVDVFHVWWDPDLYNQISRASGKILGYHVSDWIVPTPDLLMGRGMMGDGVIDLRKIRNAVEEAGYKGPIEVEIFNQEIWDRPGDLVLEQIKERYLEYV; encoded by the coding sequence ATGGGGAAAATAGAAACAATAGAGCGGCTTAGCCTAAATCAAATTACGACGGACAAATGGGATCTTCGTGAAGCTGTAGAAGGATGTGTGCGGGCTGGTATCCCTTCGATCGCAATATGGCGGCATAAATTGACTGAAATGGGTTTAGCTGAAAGTAAAAAATTAGTGCTTGATGCCGGTCTTAAAGTTTCCAGTCTTTGTAGAGGCGGGATGTTCCCCGCAGCTACAAGTGTTGAGCGACAAAAAAGGATCGATGATAACAAGCGTGCAATAGAGGAAGCTGCTGAGTTGGGCACAGATGTACTAGTACTCGTTTGTGGTCCATCACCTAATAAGGATATTGAAACTGCACGTAAAATGGTTGCTGAAGGAATTGAGCAAATAATACCATTTGCGCAACAATATGGAGTTAAATTAGGGATCGAACCACTTCATCCAATGTATGCAGCAGAGCGAAGTGTCATCGTCACATTAAACCATGCAAATACGCTTGCAGAGCAATTCAATACCGATGCAGTAGGGGTGGTTGTGGATGTATTCCACGTCTGGTGGGATCCGGATTTATATAACCAAATTTCACGTGCAAGTGGAAAAATTCTTGGTTATCATGTCTCTGATTGGATTGTCCCAACTCCTGACTTGTTAATGGGAAGAGGGATGATGGGGGACGGCGTAATTGATTTAAGGAAAATACGAAATGCAGTGGAAGAAGCAGGCTATAAAGGCCCAATTGAGGTTGAAATATTTAATCAAGAGATTTGGGATCGCCCTGGCGACCTTGTTTTGGAACAAATAAAGGAACGTTATCTGGAATATGTTTAA
- a CDS encoding VOC family protein, with translation MSVDAYLNFNGNCRDAVEFYAQVFGTEQPQIMTFGEMPPNPEFPLPEEAKNLVMHTRLKIEESNVMFSDIFPDMPFIVGNNISLSIASKNLDDIKSYFTQLKEGGTVGMELQETFWSKCYGLVTDKFGIEWQFNYDSGEMNI, from the coding sequence ATGTCAGTTGATGCTTATCTTAACTTTAATGGGAACTGTCGCGATGCCGTAGAATTTTATGCACAGGTTTTTGGAACAGAACAACCACAAATCATGACCTTTGGAGAAATGCCGCCTAATCCAGAGTTTCCTCTCCCAGAGGAAGCAAAAAATTTAGTAATGCACACGCGCCTTAAGATCGAAGAGAGCAATGTGATGTTTTCAGATATTTTCCCTGATATGCCTTTTATTGTAGGAAACAATATAAGCCTGTCGATCGCCAGTAAAAACTTGGATGATATCAAATCATATTTCACTCAACTTAAAGAAGGTGGCACAGTAGGCATGGAGCTTCAAGAAACTTTCTGGAGCAAATGTTACGGCCTTGTTACTGATAAGTTTGGAATTGAATGGCAATTTAACTATGATAGTGGTGAAATGAATATATAA
- a CDS encoding phosphatase PAP2 family protein, producing MKWVIFWSSMILVIGLALTIEQPLIQTYDVKILLFFEDIRTEFLNDLFFFFTDIGLIKFLLPLAVIVTAFLLIKKRYLESIFVMLAFWGVRGVNYMMKEFFERERPSFHSLIEVGDYSFPSGHAMNSIAFMGFLFYLFAHILKVGIKHWLLWLSTTLIIVILIAVSRVYLGVHYLTDVVAGACCGILYLFIVVYLYKFSSVLIQKIVLD from the coding sequence ATGAAATGGGTTATCTTTTGGTCCAGTATGATCTTAGTCATTGGATTGGCATTAACTATTGAGCAACCATTAATACAAACGTATGATGTAAAAATTCTTTTGTTTTTCGAGGATATTCGTACAGAATTTTTGAATGATTTGTTTTTCTTTTTTACTGATATTGGATTAATCAAATTTTTACTACCACTAGCTGTTATCGTTACAGCCTTTTTATTGATTAAGAAACGTTATCTTGAATCTATCTTTGTAATGTTAGCATTTTGGGGTGTAAGAGGAGTCAACTATATGATGAAAGAATTTTTTGAAAGAGAGCGTCCATCATTTCATTCGCTAATTGAAGTTGGCGATTACAGCTTTCCAAGTGGACATGCAATGAATTCCATCGCTTTTATGGGCTTTTTGTTTTATTTATTTGCGCATATTTTGAAAGTGGGAATAAAGCATTGGCTGTTATGGCTATCCACAACGTTGATAATTGTTATCCTTATAGCAGTAAGTAGGGTGTATCTTGGAGTGCATTATCTAACAGATGTTGTTGCCGGGGCATGCTGCGGTATATTGTATCTTTTCATAGTCGTATATTTATATAAGTTTTCATCAGTACTTATTCAAAAAATAGTACTTGATTAA
- a CDS encoding heterocycloanthracin/sonorensin family bacteriocin, protein MLNVGDFQANEAVPWDQNQSYIDSSRQFGVFGGFGRCFSCFSCFRCFSCFSCFNCFRCGGRCSNRCGGRCGGRCGGR, encoded by the coding sequence ATGTTAAATGTTGGGGATTTCCAGGCGAACGAGGCAGTTCCCTGGGACCAAAACCAGTCCTATATTGATTCGTCTCGACAATTCGGTGTTTTTGGTGGTTTTGGTCGGTGTTTTAGTTGTTTTAGTTGTTTTCGCTGCTTTAGTTGTTTTAGTTGCTTTAATTGTTTTCGTTGCGGTGGCCGTTGCAGTAATCGTTGTGGTGGCCGTTGTGGTGGGCGTTGCGGTGGCCGATAG
- a CDS encoding putative thiazole-containing bacteriocin maturation protein yields MTNLTSSMRLKVKRDTFFLPDPNSGVYFRNNLSSFRMEGSAIDQWVEKLIPMFNGEYTLGDLTDGLPGSYRDRVYEIAGVLFRNGFVRDVSQDRQHQLADQVLKKHASQIEFLDSFGDSGAYRFQTYRRGKVLVVGSGPFFISLVSALFESGLPKFHVLITDSVPTNKQRLMEIVAHAQKTDSEVVVEEVSLQKEGAGAWREIVQPVDSILYVSQEAEVEELRVLHTVCREEKKILLPALCLQHVGLTGPLVHPDSKVCWESAWRRIHKSELSKDQQFPAYSSTAGAMLANVIVFELFKEITKVTELERKNQFFLLELETLEGNWHSFIPHPLVTGHVSVERVNDLDLRIEQSLGKDEPSSLLLYFSQLTSVESGIFHIWEEGDLKQLPLSQCRVQAVDPLSDGPADLLPEILSTGLTHEEARREAGLAGIEAYASRLAGLHVSNVPSHLEVDASLLKFQQYIGVGAGETVAEGASRGLQRCLNEELIKRQVNKKNSVSRVQLSVVEDERCRFYLQALTTLQGAPIIGLGEEVSGFPVVWIGTNGRWFGSVGLNITLALRNGLQQALMQAQNRPIFHMTQTLELSSVLLEEKVPQSLVIHACAEATNSEVLQSAMQVLDRKRKRLLVFDLALEPFLKEELAGVFGVLVREEESR; encoded by the coding sequence ATGACAAATTTAACCTCTTCTATGCGTCTGAAAGTAAAAAGGGACACGTTTTTTCTCCCTGATCCAAATAGCGGAGTGTATTTTCGGAACAACTTAAGTTCGTTTCGTATGGAAGGCAGTGCGATCGATCAGTGGGTTGAAAAGCTGATCCCGATGTTCAACGGAGAGTACACATTGGGGGATTTGACAGACGGTTTGCCTGGTTCATACCGGGATCGTGTTTATGAAATTGCTGGAGTGCTGTTTCGAAACGGGTTTGTTCGAGATGTAAGCCAAGATCGCCAACATCAATTGGCGGATCAAGTTCTTAAAAAACATGCGTCTCAAATTGAATTTTTGGACAGTTTTGGCGATTCGGGAGCGTACCGCTTTCAAACCTATCGTCGGGGGAAAGTGTTAGTAGTTGGCTCAGGTCCTTTTTTTATTTCGTTGGTTTCTGCGTTGTTTGAATCTGGCTTACCTAAATTCCATGTGCTAATAACGGACTCGGTACCTACCAATAAACAGCGGTTGATGGAAATCGTAGCACATGCTCAAAAAACAGACTCTGAGGTGGTGGTAGAGGAGGTCAGCCTGCAAAAGGAGGGGGCAGGTGCTTGGCGGGAGATTGTGCAACCGGTAGATTCGATTTTGTATGTGTCGCAGGAGGCCGAAGTAGAGGAACTGAGAGTTCTTCATACGGTTTGTAGAGAAGAGAAGAAGATATTACTCCCAGCTTTATGTCTACAGCATGTAGGTCTGACAGGTCCTTTGGTGCATCCAGATTCAAAGGTATGTTGGGAGTCTGCATGGAGACGTATACACAAATCTGAACTATCCAAAGATCAGCAGTTCCCAGCTTACTCTTCCACAGCAGGGGCGATGTTGGCTAATGTGATCGTGTTTGAATTGTTTAAAGAGATTACAAAAGTGACTGAATTGGAACGGAAGAATCAATTCTTTCTGTTGGAACTTGAAACGTTGGAAGGAAACTGGCATTCGTTTATACCTCATCCGCTAGTGACCGGACATGTGTCTGTCGAACGGGTTAATGATTTGGATTTACGTATCGAACAGAGCTTAGGCAAGGATGAGCCAAGTAGTTTACTTCTTTACTTTAGCCAGTTGACATCAGTTGAATCAGGAATTTTCCATATTTGGGAGGAGGGGGATTTAAAGCAGCTCCCACTATCTCAGTGTCGTGTTCAGGCAGTTGACCCATTGTCGGATGGACCGGCTGACCTGTTGCCCGAGATTTTGAGTACAGGTCTAACACATGAAGAGGCACGTAGGGAAGCGGGTCTGGCCGGGATTGAAGCGTATGCATCTCGATTGGCAGGTCTGCACGTTTCGAATGTACCTTCACATCTGGAAGTAGATGCTAGCTTGTTAAAATTTCAGCAATATATCGGGGTGGGAGCGGGAGAAACTGTTGCGGAAGGTGCTAGTCGTGGATTACAAAGGTGTTTGAACGAGGAACTGATTAAACGACAGGTCAATAAGAAGAATTCTGTCTCTCGTGTGCAGCTAAGTGTGGTAGAAGATGAACGCTGCCGTTTTTATTTACAGGCACTGACCACGTTACAAGGAGCACCGATAATAGGCTTGGGAGAGGAAGTGTCCGGCTTCCCAGTAGTATGGATTGGTACGAATGGGCGCTGGTTTGGCAGTGTAGGTTTGAATATTACATTGGCGTTACGCAATGGATTACAACAGGCGCTTATGCAGGCACAAAACAGACCGATATTTCATATGACGCAAACATTGGAACTTTCGTCCGTGCTTTTGGAAGAAAAGGTGCCACAAAGTCTTGTAATTCATGCATGTGCAGAGGCTACAAACTCCGAGGTCTTGCAGTCCGCCATGCAGGTTTTAGATAGGAAGCGTAAGCGGCTCTTAGTCTTCGATCTAGCATTGGAACCGTTTTTAAAAGAGGAACTGGCTGGGGTATTTGGTGTGTTGGTACGAGAGGAGGAATCCCGGTGA
- a CDS encoding TOMM precursor leader peptide-binding protein: protein MSAVVVVVGEGLLADRMCGELSAQYQVVRCTDFEAGVPKATDLVLVLHDTWNPSVHKKTEEVLHPTGIPWLRSFVSFGEGVVGPLVRSGKPGCSQCADMRRLMAGRDREEMWEMEKRFAAHGEMTRDAWASRSGLLQMAYLIEAEIQSVLQGDQPHSEGRICLINLKTLKSSWHSFLPDPLCQVCSQLPDDSPIAAQISLQPCPKISIDSYRCRSIKELNKFLEKDYLDHRTGFLNGKMYDLVPPFADVSVNLPLFSGDEGVAGRTHSYAVSELTAILEGLERYCGLEPRGKRTVVHDSFRNLENKALNPIKVGVHAKEQYELTGFPFKEFNPEHPINWVWGYSFLQERPILVPELLSYYSLGCGQGFVYETSNGCALGGSLEEAIFYGIMEVVERDSFLMTWYAEMSLPRLDPYSANDQELQMMVDRMRAVAGYDLYLFNSTMEHGIPSVWALAKNRKQKGVNIICAAGAHLDPVRAVKSAVHELAAMMLTLDENFEANQEEFVRMLHDPSLVRKMDDHGMLYGLPEAQERLNFLLDDHRPVRTFDEEFNWTSSHTDLTDDLQDILQVFRQLKLDVIVVNQTTAETIRNGLYCVKVLIPGMLPMTFGQHLTRVTGLERVLNVPMELGYAKQPLTLEQLNPHPHPFP, encoded by the coding sequence GTGAGTGCTGTCGTGGTGGTTGTCGGAGAAGGATTGTTGGCGGATCGAATGTGCGGAGAACTATCCGCTCAATATCAGGTAGTTCGTTGTACCGATTTCGAGGCGGGAGTGCCGAAAGCGACTGATTTGGTTTTGGTATTGCACGATACTTGGAATCCCTCTGTTCATAAAAAGACGGAAGAGGTGTTGCACCCAACCGGTATCCCTTGGCTACGGAGCTTCGTTTCGTTTGGGGAAGGGGTGGTCGGACCGCTCGTTCGCTCAGGGAAGCCCGGGTGCTCCCAGTGTGCTGATATGCGACGTCTCATGGCCGGACGAGACCGTGAAGAGATGTGGGAGATGGAGAAAAGATTTGCGGCGCACGGAGAAATGACACGAGATGCTTGGGCATCACGCTCGGGACTATTGCAGATGGCCTACTTAATCGAGGCGGAGATTCAGAGCGTATTGCAAGGTGATCAACCACATTCTGAAGGCAGGATATGTTTAATCAATCTGAAAACACTGAAGAGTTCATGGCATTCCTTTCTTCCCGACCCATTGTGTCAGGTTTGTAGTCAATTACCCGACGATTCACCGATAGCGGCCCAAATTTCACTACAACCTTGTCCGAAGATCAGCATCGACAGTTATCGCTGCCGTTCGATAAAAGAACTGAATAAATTTCTAGAGAAAGACTATCTTGATCATCGAACTGGCTTTTTGAATGGGAAAATGTATGACCTCGTGCCGCCATTTGCTGATGTTAGTGTCAATCTTCCTTTGTTCTCGGGTGACGAGGGAGTAGCAGGGCGAACCCATTCATATGCGGTAAGTGAGTTAACTGCCATTTTGGAGGGGTTAGAGCGGTACTGTGGCCTGGAGCCCCGTGGCAAACGAACAGTGGTCCATGATAGTTTCCGTAATTTGGAAAATAAAGCGCTAAATCCTATTAAGGTAGGTGTACATGCGAAGGAACAGTATGAGCTGACTGGTTTTCCATTTAAAGAGTTTAATCCAGAACATCCAATTAATTGGGTTTGGGGCTATTCGTTTTTACAAGAGCGCCCGATTCTAGTTCCAGAGTTGCTGTCCTACTATAGCTTGGGCTGCGGGCAGGGATTTGTTTATGAAACTTCTAACGGATGCGCGTTAGGCGGAAGTCTGGAGGAGGCTATTTTCTACGGAATTATGGAAGTGGTGGAGCGTGATTCGTTCCTGATGACTTGGTATGCGGAGATGAGCCTCCCGCGTCTGGACCCTTATTCCGCTAACGATCAAGAATTGCAGATGATGGTTGACCGTATGCGTGCGGTGGCGGGATATGATCTGTATTTGTTTAACTCAACAATGGAACATGGAATTCCGAGCGTTTGGGCGTTGGCGAAAAACAGGAAGCAGAAGGGAGTGAACATCATCTGTGCGGCCGGAGCTCATCTGGATCCAGTACGAGCGGTGAAAAGCGCGGTTCACGAGTTGGCTGCTATGATGTTGACGCTTGACGAGAATTTTGAGGCGAATCAGGAGGAGTTTGTTCGAATGTTGCATGATCCTTCTTTGGTACGGAAGATGGATGATCATGGCATGTTGTACGGTTTACCGGAAGCGCAAGAGCGCCTAAATTTTTTGCTGGACGATCATCGTCCAGTGCGAACGTTTGACGAGGAATTCAATTGGACGTCTAGCCATACAGACCTGACCGATGATTTACAGGACATTCTTCAGGTATTTCGTCAATTGAAGCTAGATGTAATCGTTGTAAACCAGACGACAGCGGAAACCATACGAAACGGACTGTATTGCGTGAAAGTGCTGATTCCAGGGATGTTGCCGATGACATTCGGACAACATCTTACCCGCGTAACAGGGCTGGAGAGGGTGTTGAATGTACCAATGGAACTTGGGTATGCGAAACAACCGCTGACACTTGAACAGCTTAATCCACATCCGCATCCGTTTCCATAA